TGACCTCCTTGCTCGACCCCTGGAACCGGTCGACGGTGTCGACCGCGACGTCGGGGAGACGCCGGGAAATCTCCGAGACCTGCGCGCGGTAGGGCGCGATGACGCCGACGTCGGCCGCCTCGACGCCGGCCTCACGGTAGGCGGCGACCACGTCGGCGACGGCGTCGGCCTCCGTCGGGTTCGTGTTACCGACCTGCACGCCGTCGGGGTCCACGAACGAGACGCGGTCGCGCAGGTGCGCCGGGAGCGCCTCGATCGAGGCGCCCGGCAGGTCGTCGATGCGCTGGCCGGCCACGTCGCCGTTCGCCGGGCGCAACGCGCCGTCGTAGAACTCCTGTGAGGCGAAGGCCTGGATGTGCTGGGCCATCCGGTACTGCTTGTCGAGCATCACGCCGGCGTCCGGGTAGGTCTCGATGAGGCGTTCGAACAGCGACGTCGTCAGCGTCTCGTCCTCGGACTGGACGACCGGGGGGAGCTGCTGGTGGTCACCCACCAGGACGAACCGGTCGGCCAGGGTCGTCGCGGCCAGCGTCCCCGGTTCGGTGAGCTGACCGGCCTCGTCGACGACGGCGACGTCGAACGACTGGCTCTGGAGCGCCGTGCCGCCACAGGTCGCCGTCGTCGCGGCCACCACGTCAGCCGACTGGAGGCTGGCGGCACACTCGCCGGGGTCCCCGCTAGTCTCGAGGCGATACTTCTGCATGTCCTCGCGGACCCCGCTCTCGGTGCCCACGCGGACGACGTCGGTGAATCCCTGGTCCTCGAGGGCCTCGATGGCGTTGTCCACCGCGCGGTTGGTGAACGCCGACAGGAGGACCCTGTCGCCGCGCCGCACGAGTGCCCGGACCATCCGGGCCAGCGTGTAGGTCTTGCCGGTGCCGGGCGGGCCGTGGACCAGCGCGAGGTCCTCGGCGCCAACGGCAAGCGAGACGGCCTCGTCTTGGGCGGCGTTGTTGTCGATAAACGTCTCCTCTGGCGGCTCGAAGCCTGGCTCGCGCCGGCCAAAGAGGACGTCTTTGGCCCCGGCGGACTGTTTCAGGAGCGCGTCGTGGAGCGCGTTCTGGAGGCGACTGGTGGTGAGTTCGGAGGGGTAGACGTCCAGGCGGCGCAGGTCCAGCGGTTCGTCGGCGGTGACGACGATCTCCTCGCCGCTCACGGCGTCGCCGTTCGCGCTATCCGAGGCGCGTTGCGCCTCGCCACCCAGTCGTTCGACGCGGGCGAGTTCGGCGTTGCCCGTCACGGGGTCGCCGTCGCTCGCGAGCACGAGGTTCCCCTCGCGTATCTTCGAGACAGCGCCGGTCCCGCGAGCGCGGAGTTCCCAGCGCCCGCCGTCGAGTTGTCGCCGACCCGTCGGTTCCAGGTCGACGAGCGCCCGGTCGTCGTCGGCCCGTTCCTCCGGGGTCTGCTCCCACAGTTTCGCGTATTCGCGGTGGACGGCCCGGCGTTCGGCCTCGATAGCCGCGTAGAACCGCTCGAAGTACTCCCGTTCCTCGTCGGGGATGGCGACGCCGACCTGGCCGGCCTTGGACTCCTGGTCGAGGCGGCCCGAGACGGCCATGCAGGTGTCCTGTTCGAAGCAGTACTCGCACTTGGCGTTGGCCTCGTATCCCGTGGGGACGGCGGTGTCGTGTTCCATCGCGGCGATGGCGTTCCGGGTCCGGATCACGTAGTTCAGCAGGCCGGGGCCGATGGCGAACTCCTTCGCTGGCGAGAGGTCGCCGCTCTCCTCGTTGCGGTCGACGGCCGCGTTCTTCGTATAGAGGAGCGTCCCGGTGTTCGGGGCGGCCTCTATCGGAGTCTGGGAGCCGCCGTCGCCCGCCATCACCTCGCTTACGTCAAGCGAGTTCGCGGCGCGTTCGCCGAGCATCAGGGCGTAAGCCGTCGCCTGGATCTTGTCCTGGAAGCGCGGTTCGCGCTTGGTGTTCTTCCCGGTCTTCAGTTCGACGGGCATTCCCCGACGGACGGCGTCGGCCCGCCCCTTCATGCCGTAGCGTTCCGAGATGAGCGTCATCTCCGAGCGCCACTCGCTCTCCGCGGGACCGAAGTCCCGCGCCGAGCTGTCAGCGGCCGTCGCCGCTCCGTCGGGTTCCGTGAGCGTCCCCTGGTTCAGCCAGCCCTCGATGGCTTTCGCGTGGTCCCGGACGTCGCCGGCCACCTCGTCGGCCTCCCGACCCAGCAGGCCGATGTCCAGTCCCGCCTCCCTGACCTGCTCCTCGATGGCCGTCTCGACGTCCTGGCCCCGCAGGAGGTCCCCGAACACCTCGTGGACCACGGTCCCCTTCACGAGCGGATAGGCGAGGTCGGCCCCGTCGAGTTTCCGCAGGTAGTACATCCGGGGACATTGGACCCACGCGCGAACGTCGGTCACGTCGACGAGGAAGTCCGGTTCGACGACGACGGCCGCGTCGCTGCCGACCGAGTACTGCGTCTCGCCGCGGTAGGTCCGCTCGTCGGCGTCGTAGACGGCGATCTCCATCCCCGGCTCGACGACCGCGCCCGTCTCGGTCCACTTGCCCCACAGCGTGACCGTCATGGGTTCGCCGGCCCCCTGCTCGGGCCGCACCGTCACCTCACAGAGGTCGCTCTCGCCGTGGCTCGTCTGGACTGTCTTCGGGCCGTCGACGTCGACGACGACGCCCCGGAGGCCGTCGGCCCCGCTCACGGCCCGGCCTCCCGTCGGCGGCGAGCGCGACTCGCCGGTCCCTGACTCCCGTGCACGCTCACGGGGACGGCGTCGATACCCAAAAGTCGTTCGCGCCCGCTCATTCCTCGGCGGCGCCGTCGTGGGCGTACTCACGGAGCGTCTCCAGGTCGACGTCCGCGAGGACGGCCTCGCTGGTCGCCTCGAGCACGACGGGCGGCGCGACGCCCGCCTCGTGGGCCTCCACCCATCGAGGCACGCACAGACACCACGCGTCGCCAGGCTCCAGGCCCGGGAAGTCCAGTTCCGGGCGGGGCGTCACCAGGTCGTTCCCTCGTGCCTTGCTGAACTGGAGGAACTCGTCGGTCAGCACGGCACAGATCTCGTGGCGGCCCGGGTCCCGGGCCACCGGGTAGCAGTGGCCGTCGCGCATGAACCCCGTCATCGGGTCGGTCGAACAGGCCGCGAGGTCGCCGCCGAGGACGTTGGCTTCGCTCTCCATGCGTCGAGTGGTCGGGGCCTCCGGTATAACGGTTCGGTACGGAGTGAAGGTGTAGCCGGTCGGTGAGACCGATGGCTTCATTCTCGCGGGGACCCAACACGGACTTAACAATGCGCGTTCGCGACTGGCAGGACATCATCGAAGACGTGATGGAGAGCAACGCCGACCCCGGTGGGTGGCGCGCCGTCGGCGGCGACCGCGCGAACGGCATCGGCGAGGACATCTACTTCGGCCACCCCGACTCCGGGGTCTACCAGATGAAGACCTACGCCAAGAACCCCTTCGAGGTCCAGGGGGTCGGCACGCGGGTCGCCCGGCGCGTCGACGACGACATCGAGCCCCTGTTCCCGGAGGAGGGGACCGGCATCTTCGGCGTCCAGCAGGGCATCGAGGACGAGGACGAGGCCGAGGAGAAGGTCGAGGACCTGGAGACGGTCCTCGAGACCCACGCCGACGCGCCGACCACGCCGCGCGCACTCATGGAAGACGTGCTCGACGCCGTAGACTCGCCGGCCTACGGCCCGATGGAGTTCGACCAGTACGACCGCCCCGAGCGGATGGAGGGGCTGACCGACACGTTCGAGGAAGCCGAGGAACTGCTCGACGCGGAGTTCGAGGACGTCATCGACGAGGACGTCGACCGGGGGTTCTACTGATGGCCGGAGGCCGCTGATGGTCGGACCGTCCATCACCGACGCGGACCGCGAGCGGTTCCTCCTGTGGTTGAAGTTCGGGTTCGCGCTCCTGGTCGGCGGTTCGATGGCGATGGTGACGGTGTACGGCGGCGCAGCACTGCCCGTCGTCACCGGCGTCTTCGTCGGGACGACTGCGCTCGGCGCGGTGTTCGCGTGGATCGCGATACCCGACAGCGTCGCGGGCCAGCCGTACGATACGCGCGAGCGGGGGCCGAAACCAGGCACCCGGACG
The DNA window shown above is from Haloarcula halobia and carries:
- a CDS encoding DUF2237 family protein; protein product: MESEANVLGGDLAACSTDPMTGFMRDGHCYPVARDPGRHEICAVLTDEFLQFSKARGNDLVTPRPELDFPGLEPGDAWCLCVPRWVEAHEAGVAPPVVLEATSEAVLADVDLETLREYAHDGAAEE
- a CDS encoding AAA domain-containing protein; the encoded protein is MSGADGLRGVVVDVDGPKTVQTSHGESDLCEVTVRPEQGAGEPMTVTLWGKWTETGAVVEPGMEIAVYDADERTYRGETQYSVGSDAAVVVEPDFLVDVTDVRAWVQCPRMYYLRKLDGADLAYPLVKGTVVHEVFGDLLRGQDVETAIEEQVREAGLDIGLLGREADEVAGDVRDHAKAIEGWLNQGTLTEPDGAATAADSSARDFGPAESEWRSEMTLISERYGMKGRADAVRRGMPVELKTGKNTKREPRFQDKIQATAYALMLGERAANSLDVSEVMAGDGGSQTPIEAAPNTGTLLYTKNAAVDRNEESGDLSPAKEFAIGPGLLNYVIRTRNAIAAMEHDTAVPTGYEANAKCEYCFEQDTCMAVSGRLDQESKAGQVGVAIPDEEREYFERFYAAIEAERRAVHREYAKLWEQTPEERADDDRALVDLEPTGRRQLDGGRWELRARGTGAVSKIREGNLVLASDGDPVTGNAELARVERLGGEAQRASDSANGDAVSGEEIVVTADEPLDLRRLDVYPSELTTSRLQNALHDALLKQSAGAKDVLFGRREPGFEPPEETFIDNNAAQDEAVSLAVGAEDLALVHGPPGTGKTYTLARMVRALVRRGDRVLLSAFTNRAVDNAIEALEDQGFTDVVRVGTESGVREDMQKYRLETSGDPGECAASLQSADVVAATTATCGGTALQSQSFDVAVVDEAGQLTEPGTLAATTLADRFVLVGDHQQLPPVVQSEDETLTTSLFERLIETYPDAGVMLDKQYRMAQHIQAFASQEFYDGALRPANGDVAGQRIDDLPGASIEALPAHLRDRVSFVDPDGVQVGNTNPTEADAVADVVAAYREAGVEAADVGVIAPYRAQVSEISRRLPDVAVDTVDRFQGSSKEVIVVSFTATGALDGPLFEDYRRINVALTRAKKSLVLVGDADALSTDPVYGRMVAWASG